In Tamandua tetradactyla isolate mTamTet1 chromosome 7, mTamTet1.pri, whole genome shotgun sequence, the following are encoded in one genomic region:
- the KRT78 gene encoding keratin, type II cytoskeletal 78 isoform X1, whose translation MSLSPCRAQRGFSAHSACSARSGARGRASFSSRSLSPFGSSRGRSRGKDWGSGGRLRVWFGEGSGGPGLSLCPPGGIQKVTINQNLLTPLKIEIDPQFQAVRTQETQEIRILNNQFASFIDKVRFLEQQNKILETKWHLLQQQGVSVSTQSLEPFFEAHLAQLRKQLEQLQRERGALDTELKTYQDQEEEYKAKYEQEAHKRATAENDFVVFKKEVDEVFLSKMELDGKLEELREYICFLKRLYEEELGQHQTQISGTSVVLSMDNSRGLDFNDIIAEVRARYEEIAQTSKAEAEAVFQTKYQALQTSVQLHGESMKESQAQISQLHHAIQRLQSQIGDLRKKNANLQSAIADTEQSGEMALKDAQAKLDELEAAFRTAKQDMAQLLRDYQELMSTKLGLDVEIATYRRLLEGEECRMSGECTGQVTTSAVGGGTVMSGVVGGGLVDTCGLGGGRGSFGSCGSSVVTGGSSALLGSGQCSALGSCSVSGSGSGSSSSGRTILKRTVESSLKTSITY comes from the exons ATGTCTCTCTCTCCATGCCGGGCCCAGAGGGGTTTCAGTGCCCACTCAGCCTGCTCTGCTCGCTCAGGGGCCCGGGGCAGGGCCAGCTTCAGCAGCAGGAGCCTCTCTCCCTTTGGGAGCAGCCGAGGTCGCTCTCGTGGGAAGGATTGGGGGTCGGGCGGAAGGCTGAGGGTGTGGTTTGGGGAGGGAAGTGGTGGGCCTGGGCTTTCCCTTTGCCCTCCGGGAGGCATCCAAAAAGTGACTATCAACCAGAATCTACTGACCCCACTGAAGATTGAGATTGATCCCCAGTTCCAGGCAGTGCGGACCCAGGAGACGCAGGAGATCAGAATCCTTAACAACCAGTTTGCTTCCTTCATTGACAAG GTGCGATTCCTGGAGCAGCAGaacaagatactggagaccaagtGGCACCTGCTCCAGCAGCAGGGCGTGAGTGTCAGCACCCAGAGCCTGGAACCTTTCTTTGAGGCCCACCTGGCCCAGCTCAGGAAGCAGCTGGAGCAGCTCCAGAGAGAACGAGGGGCTCTGGATACTGAGCTGAAAACCTACCAGGACCAGGAGGAGGAGTATAAGGCCAA ATATGAGCAGGAGGCCCACAAGCGTGCCACAGCCGAGAATGACTTTGTGGTCTTCAAAAAG GAGGTGGATGAGGTTTTCCTGAGCAAGATGGAGTTGGATGGCAAGCTGGAGGAGCTGAGAGAATACATCTGCTTCTTGAAGCGTCTGTATGAAGAA GAGCTGGGCCAGCACCAGACCCAGATCAGTGGCACATCTGTGGTGCTGTCCATGGACAACAGCCGTGGCCTGGACTTCAATGACATCATCGCTGAGGTCCGTGCTCGCTACGAGGAGATTGCTCAGACCAGCAAGGCCGAGGCTGAGGCCGTGTTCCAGACAAAG TACCAGGCGCTCCAGACGTCTGTCCAGCTTCACGGGGAAAGCATGAAGGAAAGCCAAGCCCAGATCTCCCAGCTGCACCATGCAATCCAGAGGCTGCAGAGTCAGATTGGGGACCTCAGGAAGAAG AATGCCAACCTGCAGTCAGCCATCGCTGATACAGAGCAGAGTGGGGAGATGGCCCTAAAGGATGCTCAGGCCAAGCTGGATGAACTGGAGGCTGCTTTCAGAACAGCCAAGCAGGACATGGCCCAGTTGCTGCGGGACTACCAGGAGCTGATGAGCACCAAGCTGGGCCTGGACGTGGAGATCGCTACCTACCGGAGGCTGCTGGAGGGCGAGGAGTGCAG GATGTCTGGGGAGTGCACTGGCCAGGTCACTACCT CTGCAGTGGGAGGTGGCACCGTCATGTCTGGAGTTGTTGGTGGAGGCCTGGTGGACACGTGCGGACTCGGAGGTGGGAGAGGCAGCTTCGGGTCCTGTGGCTCCAGCGTCGTGACTGGAGGCTCCAGCGCTCTCCTGGGTTCTGGGCAGTGCTCGGCTTTGGGCTCCTGTTCTGTGTCTGGCTCAGGCTCTGGCTCCAGCTCCAGCGGCCGTACTATCCTGAAGAGGACGGTCGAGTCCAGTTTGAAGACATCCATCACCTACTGA
- the KRT78 gene encoding keratin, type II cytoskeletal 78 isoform X2, producing MIPIDFVLCHPAPSSSTEVQFQAVRTQETQEIRILNNQFASFIDKVRFLEQQNKILETKWHLLQQQGVSVSTQSLEPFFEAHLAQLRKQLEQLQRERGALDTELKTYQDQEEEYKAKYEQEAHKRATAENDFVVFKKEVDEVFLSKMELDGKLEELREYICFLKRLYEEELGQHQTQISGTSVVLSMDNSRGLDFNDIIAEVRARYEEIAQTSKAEAEAVFQTKYQALQTSVQLHGESMKESQAQISQLHHAIQRLQSQIGDLRKKNANLQSAIADTEQSGEMALKDAQAKLDELEAAFRTAKQDMAQLLRDYQELMSTKLGLDVEIATYRRLLEGEECRMSGECTGQVTTSAVGGGTVMSGVVGGGLVDTCGLGGGRGSFGSCGSSVVTGGSSALLGSGQCSALGSCSVSGSGSGSSSSGRTILKRTVESSLKTSITY from the exons ATGATCCCCATTGACTTTGTGCTGTGCCATCCTGCACCATCCTCCAGCACTGAAGtccag TTCCAGGCAGTGCGGACCCAGGAGACGCAGGAGATCAGAATCCTTAACAACCAGTTTGCTTCCTTCATTGACAAG GTGCGATTCCTGGAGCAGCAGaacaagatactggagaccaagtGGCACCTGCTCCAGCAGCAGGGCGTGAGTGTCAGCACCCAGAGCCTGGAACCTTTCTTTGAGGCCCACCTGGCCCAGCTCAGGAAGCAGCTGGAGCAGCTCCAGAGAGAACGAGGGGCTCTGGATACTGAGCTGAAAACCTACCAGGACCAGGAGGAGGAGTATAAGGCCAA ATATGAGCAGGAGGCCCACAAGCGTGCCACAGCCGAGAATGACTTTGTGGTCTTCAAAAAG GAGGTGGATGAGGTTTTCCTGAGCAAGATGGAGTTGGATGGCAAGCTGGAGGAGCTGAGAGAATACATCTGCTTCTTGAAGCGTCTGTATGAAGAA GAGCTGGGCCAGCACCAGACCCAGATCAGTGGCACATCTGTGGTGCTGTCCATGGACAACAGCCGTGGCCTGGACTTCAATGACATCATCGCTGAGGTCCGTGCTCGCTACGAGGAGATTGCTCAGACCAGCAAGGCCGAGGCTGAGGCCGTGTTCCAGACAAAG TACCAGGCGCTCCAGACGTCTGTCCAGCTTCACGGGGAAAGCATGAAGGAAAGCCAAGCCCAGATCTCCCAGCTGCACCATGCAATCCAGAGGCTGCAGAGTCAGATTGGGGACCTCAGGAAGAAG AATGCCAACCTGCAGTCAGCCATCGCTGATACAGAGCAGAGTGGGGAGATGGCCCTAAAGGATGCTCAGGCCAAGCTGGATGAACTGGAGGCTGCTTTCAGAACAGCCAAGCAGGACATGGCCCAGTTGCTGCGGGACTACCAGGAGCTGATGAGCACCAAGCTGGGCCTGGACGTGGAGATCGCTACCTACCGGAGGCTGCTGGAGGGCGAGGAGTGCAG GATGTCTGGGGAGTGCACTGGCCAGGTCACTACCT CTGCAGTGGGAGGTGGCACCGTCATGTCTGGAGTTGTTGGTGGAGGCCTGGTGGACACGTGCGGACTCGGAGGTGGGAGAGGCAGCTTCGGGTCCTGTGGCTCCAGCGTCGTGACTGGAGGCTCCAGCGCTCTCCTGGGTTCTGGGCAGTGCTCGGCTTTGGGCTCCTGTTCTGTGTCTGGCTCAGGCTCTGGCTCCAGCTCCAGCGGCCGTACTATCCTGAAGAGGACGGTCGAGTCCAGTTTGAAGACATCCATCACCTACTGA